Proteins encoded within one genomic window of Micromonospora halotolerans:
- a CDS encoding phosphodiesterase: MLIAQLSDPHVTTGLLAAEQASGLHRALGRVLALRPRPDCVVITGDLVSNGRPDEYLALREIIGRFPLPVHLAAGNHDDRESLLDTFGGTPYLGGGFSAYYHVDQPDGTLVVLDSLAPGDDAGRLGAEQLGWLDGVLAGRAEVPAVVCLHHPPVAVGVPAMDAMGLTDADALAEVIGRHPHVVRVAAGHLHRAVTSAFAGTVLTTAPSTWMQVSLAMTAEEEIGWVAEPTAFLLHRVADGGCVTHTVQVSHAAGRTCWF, translated from the coding sequence ATGCTCATCGCCCAGCTCAGCGACCCGCACGTGACCACCGGCCTGCTCGCCGCCGAGCAGGCGTCCGGGCTGCACCGGGCGCTCGGCCGGGTGCTCGCCCTGCGCCCCAGGCCGGACTGCGTGGTGATCACCGGCGACCTGGTGAGCAACGGCCGGCCGGACGAGTACCTGGCGCTGCGCGAGATCATCGGGCGCTTCCCGCTGCCGGTCCACCTCGCGGCGGGCAACCACGACGACCGGGAGTCCCTGCTCGACACCTTCGGCGGCACCCCGTACCTGGGCGGTGGCTTCTCGGCCTACTACCACGTGGACCAGCCGGACGGCACGCTCGTGGTGCTCGACTCGCTCGCCCCGGGCGACGACGCCGGGCGGCTCGGTGCCGAGCAGCTCGGCTGGCTCGACGGGGTGCTCGCCGGCCGCGCCGAGGTGCCCGCCGTGGTCTGCCTGCACCATCCCCCGGTCGCGGTCGGCGTCCCGGCCATGGACGCCATGGGGCTCACCGACGCCGACGCCCTCGCCGAGGTGATCGGGCGCCACCCCCACGTGGTCCGGGTCGCCGCCGGGCACCTGCACCGTGCGGTGACCAGCGCCTTCGCCGGCACCGTGCTGACCACCGCACCGAGCACCTGGATGCAGGTCAGCCTGGCCATGACGGCGGAGGAGGAGATCGGCTGGGTCGCCGAGCCGACCGCCTTCCTGCTGCACCGGGTGGCCGACGGCGGCTGCGTGACCCACACCGTCCAGGTCAGCCACGCCGCCGGGCGGACCTGCTGGTTCTGA
- a CDS encoding MFS transporter has product MLRRALPARPEARRLLIGTLLSAVGRGLTLPFLFIYLTDVRGLSDARAGLVIGWFGAVTLALSPLGGTLIDRFGARRVVLPCLAVEAIGTGSLALVDSTASAFGVMTLIAVGSSAIWSGQNTILASLTGDGERQRVFGLNFALLNLGIGVGGLISGAVVDVARPVTFQAIYVLDAISYLMPGLILLTLPHVGHRLVQDRAAGAASGAGGYLTVLRDRPFRRLVIFGLVLTTCGYAQIEVGFAAYSVRVVEVSPRVVAWALAGNTVMIVLSQLLVIRRMEGRSRTGALAAVGAVFATAWLVLGAAGLIGTGNALLAALGVVACSAIFGFGETMLSPVMPALTNALATDELRGRYNAMSSMIFGISGVIGPVTAGPLIGAAHGRLWVAVVVGGCLTASVLALSLRRLLTGVQDGRVAAVVREPAPAHA; this is encoded by the coding sequence ATGCTGCGCCGCGCCCTGCCCGCCCGTCCCGAAGCCCGCCGCCTCCTGATCGGCACCCTGCTGTCGGCCGTCGGGCGCGGCCTCACCCTGCCCTTCCTCTTCATCTACCTCACCGACGTCCGCGGGCTGAGCGACGCCCGCGCCGGCCTGGTGATCGGCTGGTTCGGCGCCGTGACGCTGGCGCTGTCGCCGCTGGGCGGCACGCTGATCGACCGGTTCGGCGCGCGCCGGGTGGTGCTGCCCTGCCTGGCCGTCGAGGCGATCGGCACCGGCTCGCTGGCGCTGGTCGACTCGACCGCGTCGGCGTTCGGCGTGATGACGCTGATCGCGGTGGGCAGCTCGGCGATCTGGTCCGGTCAGAACACGATCCTCGCCTCGCTCACCGGCGACGGTGAGCGGCAGCGGGTGTTCGGGTTGAACTTCGCGCTGCTCAACCTGGGCATCGGTGTGGGTGGCCTGATCTCCGGCGCGGTGGTCGACGTGGCCCGGCCGGTCACCTTCCAGGCCATCTACGTGCTGGACGCGATCAGTTACCTGATGCCGGGCCTGATCCTGCTGACCCTGCCGCATGTCGGTCACCGCCTGGTCCAGGACCGGGCGGCGGGCGCTGCTTCGGGGGCCGGGGGCTACCTGACCGTGCTGCGGGACCGGCCGTTCCGCCGGCTGGTCATCTTCGGCCTGGTCCTCACCACCTGCGGCTACGCGCAGATCGAGGTGGGCTTCGCCGCGTACTCGGTGCGGGTGGTGGAGGTGTCCCCCCGGGTGGTGGCCTGGGCGCTCGCCGGCAACACCGTGATGATCGTGCTCTCCCAGCTGCTGGTGATCCGCCGGATGGAGGGCCGGAGCCGGACGGGCGCGCTCGCCGCGGTGGGCGCGGTCTTCGCGACCGCCTGGCTGGTCCTCGGCGCGGCCGGTCTGATCGGCACGGGCAACGCGCTGCTCGCGGCGCTCGGCGTGGTGGCCTGCTCGGCGATCTTCGGGTTCGGCGAGACGATGCTGTCGCCGGTGATGCCGGCGCTGACCAACGCGCTCGCCACGGACGAGCTGCGCGGCCGGTACAACGCCATGAGCTCGATGATTTTCGGGATCAGCGGCGTCATCGGCCCCGTCACCGCGGGCCCGCTGATCGGCGCGGCGCACGGCCGGCTCTGGGTGGCGGTCGTGGTGGGCGGCTGCCTCACCGCCTCGGTGCTGGCCCTGTCCCTGCGGCGGCTGCTCACCGGCGTCCAGGACGGCCGCGTCGCCGCCGTGGTCCGGGAGCCGGCGCCCGCACACGCCTGA
- a CDS encoding penicillin-binding protein, with translation MRKRDHNVLTNAASLLICGLLAGVVVAAAAFPAVAMSGLAAKAGAETFGALPTELTVARAPQITYLLASDGKTPLATMYDENRRDVKLKDISPLMQKAIIAAEDHDFYKHNGVDLNGVARAFVNNQSGTNSRQGASTLTMQYVRLAISYSATHPADVVAATEDTSARKLREMRYALQIDKELSKDEILERYLNIAAFGNGAYGIYAASQVYFNKPPSKLDIQESALLAGLVKAPTSFDPTTPAGYPDAVDRRNYVIDNMVQIGAITKEQADQAKQIKLTVAKKRTPNGCVATNTRSWGFFCDYFYRWWLQQETFGSTSYDRERRLKSGGYTIVTSLDVQAQKGADKAVRNQLSESSTAARMVAAIEPGSGRVRAIAVNRNFKLDDPDHPQNKISSDPKKAKKKIRGNRPNTVNPLVTGGGGITGYQAGSTFKIFTVVAALEKGYPLSYTINAQHQFKSEYIIDSGNPAACTGTHFYCPQNAGKSMAGVHTIWSAFGASVNTFFVELQQRVGAENVVKAAEKLGITFRASNDAKFAANKDAAHQWGAFTLGVSQTTPLELANAYATLAADGKYCEPIPVQEIRGPDGEKLDIANPHCEQRISTQVARAAVDAARCPVGDHSSTSKCKNGTAGNVRGIVDAPVAGKSGTTDGDKTSALVAMTKQYAVAGIEADPDWPQTNQRMKHNEVPWGINPAVYQTLRAAMIGKERIDFTPPSGKIIEGDQRAIPGVKCESIDTAKSRLRGAGFEPVVASQKTPSECPVGTAAGTSPDGRTIKDGVVTIEVSAGGGQPKPGTGTGPGGPVVPPPNGGRPGRPRG, from the coding sequence ATGCGGAAACGTGACCACAACGTGCTGACCAACGCCGCATCGCTACTCATCTGTGGCCTGTTGGCCGGCGTGGTGGTCGCTGCAGCGGCCTTCCCCGCGGTGGCGATGTCCGGACTGGCCGCCAAGGCCGGAGCCGAGACCTTCGGCGCGCTCCCCACCGAACTGACGGTGGCCCGGGCCCCGCAGATCACCTACCTGCTGGCCTCCGACGGCAAGACGCCGCTGGCCACCATGTACGACGAGAACCGGCGCGACGTGAAGCTCAAGGACATCTCGCCGCTCATGCAGAAGGCCATCATCGCGGCCGAGGACCACGACTTCTACAAGCACAACGGCGTGGACCTCAACGGTGTGGCCCGGGCCTTCGTCAACAACCAGTCCGGGACGAACTCGCGGCAGGGCGCCTCGACGCTCACCATGCAGTACGTCCGGCTCGCCATCTCCTACTCGGCGACGCACCCGGCCGACGTGGTGGCCGCGACCGAGGACACCAGCGCCCGCAAGCTGCGCGAGATGCGCTACGCGCTCCAGATCGACAAGGAGCTCTCCAAGGACGAGATCCTGGAGCGCTACCTGAACATCGCCGCCTTCGGCAACGGCGCGTACGGCATCTACGCCGCCAGCCAGGTCTACTTCAACAAGCCGCCGAGCAAGCTCGACATCCAGGAGTCGGCGTTGCTCGCCGGCCTGGTGAAGGCGCCGACCTCGTTCGACCCCACCACCCCGGCCGGCTACCCGGACGCGGTGGACCGGCGCAACTACGTCATCGACAACATGGTGCAGATCGGCGCCATCACGAAGGAGCAGGCCGACCAGGCCAAGCAGATCAAGCTCACGGTGGCGAAGAAGCGCACCCCGAACGGCTGCGTCGCCACCAACACCCGGTCCTGGGGCTTCTTCTGCGACTACTTCTACCGCTGGTGGCTCCAGCAGGAGACCTTCGGCTCCACCTCCTACGACCGGGAGCGGCGGCTGAAGAGCGGTGGCTACACCATCGTCACCTCCCTCGACGTACAGGCGCAGAAGGGCGCCGACAAGGCGGTCCGCAACCAGCTGAGCGAGAGCAGCACGGCCGCCCGGATGGTGGCCGCCATCGAGCCGGGCAGCGGCCGGGTCCGCGCCATCGCGGTCAACCGGAACTTCAAGCTCGACGACCCGGACCACCCGCAGAACAAGATCTCCAGCGACCCGAAGAAGGCCAAGAAGAAGATCCGGGGCAACCGCCCGAACACGGTCAACCCCCTGGTCACCGGCGGCGGCGGCATCACCGGCTACCAGGCCGGCTCGACCTTCAAGATCTTCACTGTGGTGGCGGCCCTGGAGAAGGGCTACCCGCTCAGCTACACCATCAACGCCCAGCACCAGTTCAAGTCGGAATACATCATCGACTCGGGCAACCCGGCCGCCTGCACGGGCACGCACTTCTACTGCCCGCAGAACGCCGGGAAGTCGATGGCGGGCGTGCACACCATCTGGAGCGCCTTCGGCGCCTCGGTCAACACCTTCTTCGTCGAGCTCCAGCAGCGGGTCGGCGCGGAGAACGTGGTGAAGGCCGCCGAGAAGCTGGGCATCACCTTCCGCGCCTCCAACGACGCCAAGTTCGCCGCCAACAAGGACGCCGCGCACCAGTGGGGCGCGTTCACCCTGGGCGTCTCGCAGACCACTCCGCTGGAGCTGGCCAACGCGTACGCCACCCTGGCGGCCGACGGGAAATACTGCGAGCCGATCCCGGTGCAGGAGATCCGGGGCCCGGACGGCGAGAAGCTGGACATCGCCAACCCGCACTGCGAGCAGCGGATCAGCACGCAGGTGGCCCGGGCTGCCGTGGACGCCGCGCGCTGCCCGGTGGGTGACCACTCCTCGACCTCGAAGTGCAAGAACGGCACCGCGGGCAACGTCCGCGGCATCGTCGACGCCCCGGTGGCCGGCAAGTCCGGTACCACCGACGGGGACAAGACCTCCGCCCTGGTCGCCATGACCAAGCAGTACGCGGTGGCCGGCATCGAGGCCGACCCGGACTGGCCGCAGACCAACCAGCGGATGAAGCACAACGAGGTGCCGTGGGGCATCAACCCGGCGGTCTACCAGACGCTGCGCGCCGCCATGATCGGCAAGGAGCGGATCGACTTCACCCCGCCGAGCGGGAAGATCATCGAGGGTGACCAGCGCGCCATCCCCGGGGTGAAGTGCGAGTCCATCGACACCGCCAAGTCGCGGCTGCGCGGCGCCGGCTTCGAGCCGGTGGTCGCCAGCCAGAAGACCCCGTCGGAATGTCCGGTGGGCACCGCGGCCGGCACCAGCCCGGACGGGCGCACCATCAAGGACGGCGTGGTGACCATCGAGGTCAGCGCCGGCGGCGGTCAGCCGAAGCCCGGCACCGGCACCGGCCCCGGCGGGCCGGTGGTCCCGCCGCCCAACGGGGGCCGCCCGGGCCGACCGCGCGGCTGA
- a CDS encoding histone deacetylase: protein MERLLWYVAYGSNLHAARLDRYLRGGRPPGGLRTYPGCRDCRPPRRTVAGAIPGGVYFAGESRAWTGGMAFYDPELPGRAAVRGYLVTVGQFADIAAQEMYRPPGADLDLIRVAAETGRATLGPGRYETLLRVGERDGLPMLTFTAPHAASEVEWAAPAPVYLGMLARGLREAHGWDVARTTDYLADRPGVAGHWSRSRVRRLVVETSAP, encoded by the coding sequence GTGGAGCGGCTTCTCTGGTACGTGGCGTACGGCTCGAACCTGCACGCGGCGCGGCTCGACCGGTACCTGCGCGGTGGGCGCCCGCCCGGCGGGCTGCGCACGTACCCGGGTTGCCGGGACTGCCGACCACCGCGCCGCACGGTCGCCGGGGCGATTCCCGGCGGCGTCTACTTCGCCGGTGAGTCGCGGGCCTGGACCGGCGGGATGGCGTTCTACGACCCGGAGCTGCCCGGTCGAGCCGCCGTGCGGGGCTACCTGGTGACGGTCGGGCAGTTCGCCGACATCGCGGCGCAGGAGATGTACCGGCCGCCCGGCGCCGACCTGGACCTGATCCGGGTGGCGGCCGAGACCGGCCGGGCCACGCTCGGCCCGGGCCGCTACGAGACCCTGCTCCGGGTCGGCGAGCGCGACGGCCTGCCGATGCTCACCTTCACGGCCCCGCACGCGGCGTCCGAGGTGGAGTGGGCCGCACCCGCTCCGGTCTACCTCGGCATGCTCGCCCGCGGGCTGCGCGAGGCGCACGGCTGGGACGTCGCCCGGACCACCGACTACCTGGCGGACCGGCCCGGAGTCGCCGGACACTGGTCCCGCTCGCGGGTGCGCCGGCTGGTCGTGGAGACGTCGGCGCCGTGA
- a CDS encoding WhiB family transcriptional regulator yields the protein MGMITDWPSLAACQNGDPDALFVQGAEQNVAKRICRSCPVRYECLADALDNRIEFGVWGGMTERERRALLRRHPQVTSWRKMFEAAMKKNAKEKAGRDKVLVTTAN from the coding sequence ATGGGCATGATCACTGACTGGCCGTCACTGGCGGCGTGTCAGAACGGGGACCCGGACGCGTTGTTCGTACAGGGCGCCGAACAGAACGTGGCGAAAAGGATCTGCCGGAGCTGCCCAGTTCGGTACGAGTGCCTGGCCGACGCGCTCGACAACCGGATCGAGTTCGGTGTGTGGGGTGGCATGACCGAACGCGAACGCCGGGCGCTGCTGCGGCGTCATCCGCAGGTCACCAGCTGGCGCAAGATGTTCGAGGCGGCCATGAAGAAGAACGCCAAGGAGAAGGCCGGTCGGGACAAGGTCCTCGTGACCACGGCCAACTGA
- a CDS encoding bifunctional metallophosphatase/5'-nucleotidase produces MSVPGMRRRAAVGLAALAATAFTAVAVHPDQASARSKPIDVKLLAINDFHGNLEPPTGSSGTIDGQTAGGAAYLAAHLDKLRGTTEEEREHTVTVAAGDLIGASPLLSAAFHDEPTIEEMNLAGLEFTSVGNHEFDEGATELLRMQNGGCHPVDGCADGTPFTGANFQYLSANAFKTATGKPLLPPYGIKKIDGVKIGFIGMTLEGTPQIVSQQGVAGLSFADEADTANKYARILQAQGVQSIVVLLHEGGVQNGGGINDCTGFSGPIVDIANRMDPSIDVIVSGHTHAAYNCNINGKLVTSASSFGRLVTDIDLKIDRRSRDIVSASANNVVVTRTIDPDEDTNDLITHYKTALGPVADKVVGETTSVLTKTQENLYQTGVDVNGKPTYQTGESPLGNVIADAQLAATDNEQNAVAAFMNPGGVRADLDAGPVTYAEAFTVQPFANNLVTLDLTGAQLYCMLEQQFTTAKVLYASSTVHYVVDVNGTTAPAASPCTGTRVVRGSLTINGTPVSDTATYRVTVNNFLAGGGDGFSVLTGGTNAVTGLIDLDAFTAYLTEKSPVSAPALDRIQTTAEVPAA; encoded by the coding sequence ATGTCCGTCCCCGGGATGCGCCGCCGGGCCGCCGTCGGCCTGGCCGCACTCGCCGCCACCGCGTTCACCGCGGTCGCCGTACACCCCGACCAGGCCTCGGCCCGCTCGAAGCCGATCGACGTCAAGCTGCTCGCCATCAACGACTTCCACGGCAACCTGGAACCGCCGACCGGTTCCAGCGGCACCATCGACGGGCAGACCGCCGGTGGCGCGGCATACCTGGCCGCCCACCTCGACAAGCTCCGTGGCACCACGGAGGAGGAGCGGGAGCACACCGTCACGGTCGCCGCCGGTGACCTGATCGGCGCCTCCCCGCTGCTCTCCGCCGCGTTCCACGACGAGCCCACCATCGAGGAGATGAACCTCGCCGGGCTCGAGTTCACCAGCGTCGGCAACCACGAGTTCGACGAGGGCGCCACCGAGCTGCTCCGGATGCAGAACGGCGGCTGCCACCCGGTGGACGGCTGCGCCGACGGCACCCCGTTCACGGGCGCCAACTTCCAGTACCTCTCGGCGAACGCCTTCAAGACCGCCACCGGCAAGCCGCTGCTGCCGCCGTACGGCATCAAGAAGATCGACGGTGTCAAGATCGGCTTCATCGGGATGACCCTCGAGGGCACCCCGCAGATCGTCAGCCAGCAGGGCGTCGCCGGCCTGTCCTTCGCCGACGAGGCGGACACCGCCAACAAGTACGCCCGAATCCTCCAGGCCCAGGGCGTGCAGTCCATCGTCGTGCTGCTGCACGAGGGTGGCGTGCAGAACGGCGGCGGGATCAACGACTGCACCGGGTTCAGCGGCCCGATCGTGGACATCGCCAACCGGATGGACCCGTCGATCGACGTGATCGTCAGCGGGCACACCCACGCCGCGTACAACTGCAACATCAACGGCAAGCTGGTCACCAGCGCCAGCTCCTTCGGCCGTCTGGTCACCGACATCGACCTGAAGATCGACCGGCGGAGCCGGGACATCGTCAGCGCGTCGGCGAACAACGTCGTGGTCACCCGGACCATCGATCCGGACGAAGACACGAACGACCTGATCACCCACTACAAGACCGCCCTCGGCCCGGTGGCCGACAAGGTGGTCGGCGAGACCACGAGCGTGCTCACCAAGACCCAGGAGAACCTGTACCAGACCGGGGTCGACGTCAACGGCAAGCCGACGTACCAGACCGGTGAGTCACCGCTGGGCAACGTGATCGCCGACGCCCAGCTCGCCGCCACCGACAACGAGCAGAACGCGGTCGCCGCGTTCATGAACCCCGGTGGTGTCCGCGCCGACCTCGACGCCGGCCCGGTCACCTACGCCGAGGCGTTCACCGTCCAGCCGTTCGCCAACAACCTGGTGACCCTGGACCTGACCGGCGCGCAGCTCTACTGCATGTTGGAGCAGCAGTTCACCACCGCCAAGGTGCTGTACGCGTCCTCGACCGTGCACTACGTCGTCGACGTCAACGGCACCACCGCGCCGGCCGCGTCGCCGTGCACCGGCACCCGCGTGGTCCGGGGCAGCCTCACCATCAACGGCACCCCGGTGAGCGACACCGCGACCTACCGGGTCACGGTGAACAACTTCCTCGCCGGCGGTGGCGACGGCTTCAGCGTCCTCACCGGTGGCACGAACGCCGTCACCGGCCTGATCGACCTGGACGCCTTCACCGCGTACCTGACCGAGAAGTCGCCGGTCTCCGCGCCGGCGCTGGACCGGATCCAGACCACCGCGGAGGTCCCGGCCGCCTGA
- a CDS encoding alpha/beta fold hydrolase, with amino-acid sequence MTSNGTWTVDSVRSADGTTIAYETAGDGPPIILVGGAFNDRSTTRALAAALSADFTVYGYDRRGRGDSGDTGPYAVQREIEDVAALIDRAGGAAHLYGLSSGAILAAYVAAEGVGVAGLALFEPPFQAGPHGGPKSGLAERLSELVSAGRRDDAVALFLTEAVGVPPEAVGGMREAPEWSWMTGLAHTLAYDTTVTGSAGLPTERLAAIAAPTVVVDSTGSPPWLRDAAVATAEAIPRASHVSLAGGFHEVPPEVLAPALRDALLG; translated from the coding sequence ATGACGTCGAACGGCACTTGGACGGTGGACTCCGTGCGCTCCGCGGACGGCACCACGATCGCCTACGAGACGGCCGGCGACGGGCCGCCGATCATCCTGGTCGGTGGGGCCTTCAATGACCGGAGCACCACCCGCGCGCTGGCCGCCGCGCTCAGCGCCGACTTCACCGTGTACGGCTACGACCGCCGGGGTCGCGGCGACAGCGGTGACACCGGGCCGTACGCGGTGCAGCGCGAGATCGAGGACGTGGCGGCCCTGATCGACCGGGCGGGTGGCGCCGCCCACCTCTACGGCCTCTCGTCCGGCGCGATCCTCGCCGCGTACGTGGCGGCCGAGGGGGTGGGGGTCGCCGGGCTGGCGCTGTTCGAGCCGCCGTTCCAGGCCGGCCCGCACGGTGGCCCCAAATCCGGGCTGGCCGAGCGGTTGAGCGAACTCGTCTCGGCCGGCCGGCGCGACGACGCGGTCGCGCTGTTCCTCACCGAGGCGGTCGGGGTGCCGCCCGAGGCGGTCGGCGGGATGCGCGAAGCCCCGGAGTGGTCGTGGATGACCGGGCTGGCGCACACCCTGGCCTACGACACGACGGTCACCGGCTCCGCCGGCCTGCCCACCGAGCGGCTCGCGGCGATCGCCGCCCCCACCGTGGTGGTGGACAGCACCGGCAGCCCGCCGTGGCTGCGGGACGCGGCGGTGGCGACCGCCGAGGCGATCCCCCGGGCCAGCCACGTCAGCCTGGCGGGTGGCTTCCACGAGGTGCCGCCGGAGGTGCTGGCCCCCGCGCTGCGGGACGCCCTGCTCGGCTGA
- a CDS encoding DUF6924 domain-containing protein has translation MASLPQPADLTSVVLRTDFNDDPAWDTLKAAIDSLDAYPSATYVSDPVYVGMTVQELVDIDAAASDDDKLTYLFLADATTMTDDEHPLLAVDLYTEPGRTFRLPPRWYADVSANLTIANMGFDDFADATDESGTFRGFDGE, from the coding sequence ATGGCCTCCCTGCCTCAACCGGCCGACCTGACTTCCGTGGTCTTGCGTACCGACTTCAACGACGACCCAGCCTGGGACACGCTGAAAGCGGCCATCGACAGCCTTGACGCGTACCCCAGCGCTACCTACGTCAGCGACCCGGTGTACGTCGGTATGACCGTCCAGGAGTTGGTTGACATTGATGCCGCCGCGAGCGACGACGACAAGTTGACCTACCTCTTCCTCGCCGACGCGACGACCATGACGGACGACGAGCACCCGCTGCTCGCCGTTGACCTGTACACCGAGCCCGGTCGAACGTTCCGGCTGCCGCCCCGCTGGTACGCCGACGTCTCTGCCAACCTGACGATCGCGAACATGGGCTTCGACGACTTCGCCGACGCCACCGATGAGTCCGGCACGTTCAGGGGCTTCGATGGCGAGTGA
- a CDS encoding metallophosphoesterase yields the protein MRKRTLFRLAAGTVAAGAATLAYASLIERNMFTLRRYDVPVLPTDAEPLRVLHLSDLHMMPDQRRKQDWVASLAALDPDLVVVTGDNMAHPDAVPGVLRALQPLLDLPGAFVFGSNDYTGPVWKNPFTYFLPDREYTEGVSLPYEELRDVFTGAGWVDLNNARTTLKAGGREIELAGVDDPHIERDDWAAVAGPVSAGAALSIALAHSPEPAVLDQMAADGFGLLLAGHTHGGQVCVPGYGALVTNCGLPRSMARGLHRWPGSDSWLHVSAGLGTHPTAPVRFACPPEASVLTLIPR from the coding sequence ATGCGAAAGCGCACACTATTCCGGCTCGCGGCCGGCACCGTCGCCGCCGGGGCGGCCACCCTGGCGTACGCGTCGCTCATCGAGCGCAACATGTTCACCCTGCGCCGGTACGACGTACCGGTGCTCCCGACCGACGCCGAGCCGCTGCGCGTACTGCACCTGTCGGACCTGCACATGATGCCCGACCAGCGGCGCAAGCAGGACTGGGTGGCCTCGCTGGCCGCCCTCGACCCCGATCTCGTGGTGGTCACCGGGGACAACATGGCCCACCCGGACGCGGTGCCGGGCGTGCTGCGCGCCCTGCAACCGCTGCTCGACCTGCCCGGCGCCTTCGTCTTCGGCTCCAATGACTACACCGGGCCGGTGTGGAAGAACCCGTTCACCTACTTCCTGCCCGACCGGGAGTACACCGAGGGCGTGTCGCTGCCGTACGAGGAGCTGCGCGACGTCTTCACGGGCGCCGGCTGGGTGGACCTCAACAACGCGCGGACCACCCTCAAGGCCGGAGGCCGGGAGATCGAGCTGGCCGGCGTGGACGACCCGCACATCGAGCGGGACGACTGGGCGGCCGTCGCCGGGCCGGTCAGCGCCGGCGCGGCGCTCTCCATCGCCCTGGCCCACTCCCCGGAGCCGGCCGTGCTGGACCAGATGGCCGCCGACGGCTTCGGGCTCCTGCTCGCCGGGCACACCCACGGCGGACAGGTCTGCGTGCCCGGCTACGGCGCGCTGGTCACCAACTGCGGGTTGCCCCGGTCGATGGCGCGCGGGCTGCACCGCTGGCCCGGCTCGGACTCCTGGCTGCACGTCTCGGCCGGCCTGGGCACCCATCCCACCGCGCCGGTCCGCTTCGCCTGCCCGCCCGAGGCGAGCGTCCTCACCCTGATCCCCCGCTGA
- a CDS encoding GatB/YqeY domain-containing protein has translation MSTLKDRLTADMRAALKARDELTTSTLRMALAAVGNAEVAGREKRELSDDEVLAVLTKEAKKRREAATAFADAGRAEQAGKETAEGEVLERYLPKQLSDDELAELVSGALAAGGFTGKAQMGPAMKAAQAAVAGRAEGGRVAAEVRRQLGL, from the coding sequence ATGAGCACGCTGAAGGACCGCCTCACCGCCGACATGCGCGCCGCACTCAAGGCGCGCGACGAGCTGACCACCTCCACGCTGCGGATGGCCCTCGCGGCCGTCGGTAACGCCGAGGTCGCCGGCAGGGAGAAGCGCGAGCTGAGTGACGACGAGGTGCTCGCGGTGCTGACCAAGGAGGCGAAGAAGCGCCGCGAGGCGGCGACCGCCTTCGCCGACGCGGGCCGCGCCGAGCAGGCCGGCAAGGAGACCGCCGAGGGTGAGGTGCTGGAGCGCTACCTGCCGAAGCAGCTCTCCGACGACGAGCTGGCCGAGCTGGTCTCGGGGGCGCTCGCCGCGGGCGGCTTCACCGGCAAGGCGCAGATGGGCCCGGCCATGAAGGCGGCCCAGGCCGCGGTGGCGGGCCGGGCCGAGGGCGGCCGGGTCGCCGCGGAGGTACGCCGCCAGCTCGGTCTCTGA